The genomic interval aataccggcctggtggcaaccctacttgcACCGTGTGATAAAAGGCAGCCCGTGCCGTTCTCTTTGCAGGCGACCATGTGGCACTTACCCCGGACACCTTCAGGTGCTTTCAGTGCAAGAGCGTCTTTGCCTCCGAGGAATACCTCGCAAGGCACCGCAGGGTGAAGCACCCTCACAAGGGCGGGAAGCACCAGTGCAGGTTCTGCGACTACACCAGCAACAAGCCGGCTCACATCAAAGAACACGAGAGGGTGCATACGGGTGACAAGCCTTACGTCTGTGAAGTGTGCTCCAAGAAGTTTGGCTTGAAGCAGAACCTAGAGAGGCACCTGAAGACGGTTCACGTGGGGGAGAAGGTCCACGTGTGCGCCACCTGTGGTTACGTGTTTCGAGACAGAAATGATCTGCGAAGGCACAAGGCGGTCCACGCTGCAtggtagggcctgactttt from Ornithodoros turicata isolate Travis unplaced genomic scaffold, ASM3712646v1 ctg00000783.1, whole genome shotgun sequence carries:
- the LOC135374860 gene encoding zinc finger protein 701-like, which gives rise to MKSGFGGGALWWYAPSAPLKSSTAHKVFRDDDTGEKLHRICDHVALTPDTFRCFQCKSVFASEEYLARHRRVKHPHKGGKHQCRFCDYTSNKPAHIKEHERVHTGDKPYVCEVCSKKFGLKQNLERHLKTVHVGEKVHVCATCGYVFRDRNDLRRHKAVHAAW